The proteins below come from a single Burkholderia sp. FERM BP-3421 genomic window:
- a CDS encoding H-NS histone family protein translates to MSTNNIRDLQKQLGEVNLMLAEAKKKERVTALVAIKELVAEHDITELELLRAGGFLKEKKKRLPAKYYDPSSGKSWSGQGACPKWLADKNRDDFLIRDEPKAWWPGED, encoded by the coding sequence ATGAGTACCAACAACATTCGCGACCTCCAGAAACAGCTTGGTGAGGTCAACCTGATGCTGGCCGAGGCCAAGAAGAAGGAACGGGTGACCGCGCTGGTCGCCATCAAGGAACTGGTTGCGGAACACGACATCACCGAACTGGAATTGCTGCGCGCCGGTGGTTTCCTGAAGGAAAAGAAGAAGCGTCTGCCCGCGAAGTATTACGATCCGTCGTCAGGCAAATCGTGGTCGGGTCAGGGCGCGTGCCCGAAGTGGCTCGCCGACAAGAATCGCGACGATTTCCTGATCCGCGACGAACCGAAGGCGTGGTGGCCCGGGGAGGATTGA
- a CDS encoding MFS transporter, giving the protein MNNESVLFNDFSESTDATRRRAVLAVIIGNGFEWFDFISYSFFSIIIAKLFFPAGDSNISLLLSVSTIGVGFFMRPVGGIVLGGLADKAGRKFALAITILLMTVGTALIGFAPTYEQAGLLAPAIIVLARLLQGFSAGGEMGGATAYLMDKVPAERRGYYTSWIQASIGFAIILSAALGTFIVNYLSQDQIEAWGWRIPFLLGLLLGPVGMYIRSNLTESDAAGHTTRESAPVVQVFRDRLPQVLVGFGLVVFWTVCSYVLLFYIPTYAVKVLKLASSAGFIAVLVGATIVLVVTPVIGHLSDRYGRRPFLIGAVLAAIAFAYPLFAYINLHPGLASLIVFQLFFGLVIACYEGPILAAVSELFPSRVLSTGISIAYNLAVITFGGFSAAIITWAIATTQNNLAPAFYVIFTASLSLIASLAWRPAGDR; this is encoded by the coding sequence ATGAACAATGAGTCCGTATTGTTCAATGATTTTTCGGAGTCAACCGACGCCACCCGCCGGCGCGCGGTATTGGCGGTGATTATCGGAAATGGCTTCGAGTGGTTCGACTTCATTTCCTACAGCTTTTTCTCGATCATCATCGCCAAGCTGTTCTTCCCGGCGGGCGACAGCAATATCTCGCTGCTGCTGTCGGTGTCCACGATCGGCGTCGGCTTCTTCATGCGGCCGGTCGGCGGCATCGTGCTGGGCGGGCTGGCCGACAAGGCGGGCCGCAAGTTCGCGCTCGCGATCACCATTCTGCTCATGACGGTCGGCACCGCCCTGATCGGCTTCGCGCCCACCTATGAGCAGGCCGGGCTACTCGCGCCCGCGATCATCGTGCTGGCGCGCCTGCTGCAAGGCTTCTCGGCGGGCGGCGAAATGGGCGGCGCGACCGCCTACCTGATGGACAAGGTGCCCGCCGAGCGGCGCGGCTACTACACGAGCTGGATCCAGGCGAGCATCGGCTTCGCGATCATCCTGAGCGCCGCGCTCGGCACCTTCATCGTCAACTACCTGAGCCAGGACCAGATCGAGGCATGGGGCTGGCGCATCCCGTTCCTGCTCGGGCTGCTGCTCGGACCGGTCGGCATGTACATCCGCAGCAACCTGACCGAATCCGACGCGGCCGGCCACACGACGCGCGAATCGGCCCCGGTCGTGCAGGTGTTCCGCGACCGGTTGCCGCAAGTGCTGGTCGGTTTCGGGCTCGTGGTGTTCTGGACGGTCTGTTCGTACGTGCTGCTGTTCTACATTCCGACCTATGCGGTCAAGGTGCTCAAGCTGGCGTCGTCCGCGGGCTTCATCGCGGTGCTGGTCGGCGCGACGATCGTGCTCGTCGTGACGCCCGTGATCGGTCACCTGTCGGATCGTTACGGCCGCCGCCCGTTCCTGATCGGTGCGGTGCTCGCCGCGATCGCCTTCGCCTATCCGCTGTTCGCGTACATCAACCTGCACCCGGGGCTCGCGTCGCTGATCGTGTTCCAGCTGTTCTTCGGTCTCGTGATCGCCTGCTACGAAGGCCCGATCCTCGCGGCCGTCAGCGAGCTGTTCCCGTCGCGCGTGCTGTCGACCGGCATCTCGATCGCGTACAACCTCGCGGTCATCACGTTCGGCGGCTTTTCCGCGGCGATCATCACCTGGGCGATCGCCACGACCCAGAACAACCTCGCACCCGCGTTCTACGTGATCTTCACGGCTTCGTTGAGCCTGATCGCGTCGCTCGCATGGCGCCCGGCGGGAGATCGTTGA
- a CDS encoding LysR substrate-binding domain-containing protein — MRIHPLPPLQCLVYFDAAARLGNFTRAGEELSVTQSAVSKSVVKLETFLGATLFIRDGHSLRLTMAGQQYAQRVHELLIDCAEFTADLMKDPGPRELTIACAAGTANLFLARRVASFCNAYPDVTVRILVRDGVLHLNPAEFDVGIYYIREVLPPGITGTKLIDEEVGAYCSPTYLEGRILAPDELLDQTLLVADEQQRQWMDWHTWLKLTGAEALRPKQTITANSYPLLLNLALEGQGIILGWDKMVTPLVEAGRLVKASHATATFGGAYHLLWPAERRDTAAVLAFKQWILDEK; from the coding sequence ATGCGCATCCACCCCCTCCCCCCGCTTCAATGCCTCGTCTACTTCGACGCCGCCGCGCGTCTCGGCAATTTCACCCGAGCCGGCGAGGAACTCAGCGTCACCCAAAGCGCCGTCAGCAAATCGGTCGTCAAGCTGGAAACCTTCCTCGGCGCCACGCTGTTCATCCGCGACGGCCATTCACTGCGCCTGACGATGGCCGGCCAACAATATGCGCAACGGGTGCACGAACTGCTCATCGATTGCGCCGAATTCACCGCCGACCTGATGAAAGACCCCGGCCCCCGGGAACTGACGATCGCGTGCGCGGCCGGCACGGCGAACCTGTTCCTCGCGCGGCGCGTCGCCTCGTTCTGCAATGCGTATCCGGACGTCACCGTGCGCATCCTGGTGCGCGACGGCGTGCTGCACCTGAATCCCGCCGAATTCGACGTCGGCATCTACTACATCCGCGAAGTCCTGCCGCCCGGCATCACGGGCACCAAGCTGATCGACGAGGAAGTCGGCGCGTACTGCTCGCCCACTTATCTGGAGGGACGCATCCTCGCGCCCGACGAACTGCTCGACCAGACCTTGCTCGTGGCGGATGAACAACAGCGTCAATGGATGGACTGGCACACCTGGCTGAAGCTCACGGGCGCCGAAGCATTGCGCCCGAAGCAAACAATCACGGCCAACAGCTACCCGCTGCTGCTCAATCTGGCGCTGGAGGGTCAGGGCATCATCCTCGGCTGGGACAAGATGGTTACCCCGCTCGTCGAGGCGGGACGGCTCGTCAAGGCCTCCCACGCCACCGCGACGTTCGGCGGCGCCTATCACCTGCTCTGGCCCGCGGAGCGCCGCGACACCGCCGCGGTCCTCGCCTTCAAGCAATGGATACTCGACGAAAAATGA
- the ybgF gene encoding tol-pal system protein YbgF, with protein MTHRFSWLRVAAALCVAGAAWSSMPAHAGLFDDDEARRAVLDLRSKSDSLSNQLSAAQRTILDQTNRLDQLNQQVATLRGENEDLTNRLTMLERQQKEYYTDLDSRLKKFEPQQKTVDGVEGTVQPGETDAFNTASQQFRDGNFKGAAASFRSFISKYPQSPYQPSAQYWLGNAQYALRDYKGSTATWQALVKNFPQHQRAGDALVAIGTNQLEQGQKGAAKKTFEQVVAQFSGSSAAQTAQNRLDAIK; from the coding sequence ATGACGCATCGTTTTTCCTGGCTGCGCGTGGCCGCCGCCCTCTGTGTCGCGGGGGCGGCATGGTCGTCCATGCCCGCCCACGCGGGCTTGTTTGACGACGACGAAGCGCGCCGCGCCGTGCTCGACCTGCGCAGCAAGAGCGACAGCCTGTCGAACCAGCTGTCCGCCGCGCAGCGGACGATCCTCGATCAAACCAACCGTCTCGATCAGTTGAACCAACAGGTCGCGACGCTGCGCGGCGAAAACGAGGACCTGACGAACCGGCTCACGATGCTCGAACGCCAGCAGAAGGAGTACTACACCGATCTCGATTCGCGTCTCAAGAAGTTCGAGCCGCAGCAGAAGACGGTGGACGGCGTCGAGGGCACGGTCCAGCCGGGGGAAACGGACGCGTTCAACACGGCTTCGCAGCAGTTTCGCGACGGCAACTTCAAGGGCGCCGCCGCGTCGTTCCGCTCGTTCATCTCGAAGTATCCGCAGAGCCCGTACCAGCCGAGCGCGCAATACTGGCTCGGCAACGCGCAGTACGCGCTGCGCGACTACAAGGGTTCGACGGCGACCTGGCAGGCCCTCGTGAAGAACTTCCCGCAGCATCAGCGGGCCGGCGACGCGCTGGTCGCGATCGGCACCAACCAGCTCGAGCAAGGCCAGAAGGGCGCGGCGAAGAAGACTTTCGAGCAGGTGGTCGCGCAGTTCTCGGGCTCGAGCGCCGCGCAGACCGCGCAGAACAGGCTCGATGCCATCAAGTAA
- the pal gene encoding peptidoglycan-associated lipoprotein Pal encodes MISQKIRLAFAVLMVGALAACSSGVKLEDKGNQGAAVPTQPSADNVAQVTVDPLNDPNSPLAKRSIYFDFDSYSVQDQYQSLLQQHAQYLKSHPQRHVLIQGNTDERGTSEYNLALGQKRAEAVRRALSLMGVSDGQMEAVSLGKEKPLANGHDEASWAQNRRADLVYQQ; translated from the coding sequence ATGATTTCGCAGAAGATTCGTCTGGCCTTTGCCGTTCTGATGGTCGGCGCCCTCGCCGCCTGCTCGTCGGGCGTCAAGCTCGAAGACAAGGGCAACCAGGGCGCCGCGGTGCCGACGCAGCCGAGCGCCGACAATGTCGCGCAAGTGACGGTCGATCCGCTGAACGACCCGAACAGCCCGCTCGCGAAGCGCAGCATCTACTTCGATTTCGACAGCTACTCGGTGCAGGATCAATACCAGTCGCTGCTGCAACAGCACGCGCAATACCTGAAGAGCCACCCGCAACGTCACGTCCTGATCCAGGGCAACACCGACGAACGCGGCACGAGCGAGTACAACCTGGCGCTGGGCCAGAAGCGTGCTGAAGCCGTGCGTCGCGCGCTGTCGCTGATGGGCGTCTCGGACGGCCAGATGGAAGCGGTGAGCCTGGGCAAGGAAAAGCCGCTCGCGAACGGTCACGACGAAGCATCGTGGGCGCAGAACCGTCGCGCCGACCTCGTCTATCAACAGTAA
- the tolB gene encoding Tol-Pal system beta propeller repeat protein TolB, translating to MSLMTKLGFRALVASCLIAAGGTAHAQVDVLITGVGATQFPIATANFANEGSLPQQVTSVVRADLARTGKFTNIDAGSTPVPETASVDLGAWKAKGANAFVAGSVNRDASGQYKVNFILYDTVKQQSLGGLSLTANDGTLRMAGHKIADYIYQKLMGTRGVFATRLSYVIRTGGRYQLQISDSDGQNARIALSSTEPIISPAWSPSGTKVAYVSFERKKPIVYIHDLPTGRRYMVSDQKGNNSAPAWSPDSQTLAVALSLTGNTQIFSVSANGTGLRRLTQSSSIDTEPFYSPDGRWIYFTSDRGGAPQIYRMPAQGESAGTAQRVTFTGSYNTSPRVSPDGKLLAYISRTGGGFKLYVQDLQTGAANAITNTTRDESPSFAANGQYLLYATQANGRNVLAAVPSDGSTPPQILSVQGGSVREPSWGPFMQ from the coding sequence ATGAGTTTGATGACGAAGCTAGGTTTCAGGGCACTGGTGGCCTCATGTCTCATCGCCGCGGGCGGTACGGCCCACGCACAGGTCGACGTGCTGATCACCGGCGTCGGCGCCACCCAGTTCCCGATCGCCACCGCCAACTTCGCCAACGAGGGCAGCCTGCCTCAGCAGGTCACGTCCGTCGTGCGCGCCGATCTGGCGCGCACGGGCAAGTTCACCAACATCGACGCGGGCAGCACGCCCGTGCCCGAGACGGCCTCGGTCGACCTCGGCGCATGGAAGGCCAAGGGCGCGAACGCGTTCGTCGCGGGCAGCGTGAACCGCGACGCGAGCGGCCAGTACAAGGTCAACTTCATCCTGTACGACACGGTGAAGCAGCAGAGCCTCGGCGGGCTGTCGCTGACGGCCAACGACGGCACGCTGCGGATGGCCGGCCACAAGATCGCCGACTACATCTACCAGAAGCTGATGGGTACGCGCGGCGTGTTCGCGACGCGCCTGTCGTACGTGATCCGCACGGGCGGCCGCTACCAGCTGCAGATTTCCGACTCGGACGGCCAGAACGCGCGCATCGCGCTGTCGAGCACCGAGCCGATCATCTCGCCCGCCTGGTCGCCGAGCGGCACCAAGGTCGCCTACGTGTCGTTCGAGCGCAAGAAGCCGATCGTCTACATCCACGACCTGCCGACCGGCCGCCGCTACATGGTGTCCGACCAGAAGGGCAACAACAGCGCGCCGGCGTGGTCGCCGGACAGCCAGACGCTGGCCGTCGCGCTGTCGCTGACGGGCAATACGCAGATTTTCTCCGTCAGCGCGAACGGCACCGGGCTGCGGCGCCTGACGCAAAGCAGTTCGATCGACACCGAGCCGTTCTACTCTCCTGACGGCCGGTGGATTTATTTCACGAGCGATCGCGGCGGTGCGCCGCAGATCTATCGCATGCCGGCCCAGGGCGAAAGCGCGGGCACGGCGCAGCGCGTGACCTTCACCGGCAGCTACAATACGAGCCCGCGCGTCAGTCCGGACGGCAAGCTGCTCGCCTACATCTCGCGCACGGGTGGCGGTTTCAAGCTGTACGTTCAGGATCTGCAGACGGGCGCCGCCAACGCGATCACCAATACGACGCGTGACGAATCGCCCAGCTTCGCGGCAAACGGCCAGTACCTTCTGTACGCAACCCAGGCCAACGGTCGCAACGTGCTCGCGGCCGTACCGTCTGACGGCAGTACGCCGCCGCAGATTCTGTCCGTTCAGGGCGGCTCGGTCCGCGAGCCCTCCTGGGGACCGTTCATGCAATAA
- the tolA gene encoding cell envelope integrity protein TolA gives MNQRTPRNASPLQPPRERGTGRAFALAALMHVLLGLFLYHGVQWQNSTPAGAEAELWTAVDVATPTPPVPAPPIKVAPAPPVKDDQAEIALQQKKRQQAEAAAREAQLEEQRRQQLKAQQEADAKRAQQLAAQQAAQLAAQKAAEREKQKQADKQEKLRQQQLADQQKKLEQQKLDQQKKEEQAQADAQKKADAAKAAAKAKADAATKAKLDKERLARLSQLQGMAGGGTGGGEGLAKSGTGTGSGGNAASPGYADKVKRRVKPNIVWAGEREGLVTVVQIRCTPSGDVLSAVVQRSSGNSGWDQAVINAIQASVPLPRDTNGSTPEKITITFRAAE, from the coding sequence ATGAACCAACGCACTCCGCGCAACGCCTCCCCGCTTCAGCCGCCGCGCGAGCGCGGCACGGGCCGCGCGTTCGCGCTCGCCGCGCTGATGCACGTGCTGCTCGGGCTGTTCCTGTATCACGGCGTGCAATGGCAGAACAGCACGCCCGCCGGCGCGGAGGCCGAGCTGTGGACCGCGGTCGACGTCGCCACCCCGACGCCGCCCGTGCCCGCGCCGCCCATCAAGGTCGCGCCCGCGCCGCCCGTCAAGGACGACCAGGCCGAGATCGCCCTGCAGCAAAAGAAGCGCCAGCAGGCGGAAGCCGCCGCGCGCGAGGCGCAGCTCGAGGAGCAGCGCCGCCAGCAGCTGAAGGCGCAGCAGGAAGCCGACGCGAAGCGCGCGCAGCAGCTCGCGGCCCAGCAGGCCGCCCAGCTCGCCGCGCAGAAGGCGGCCGAGCGCGAGAAGCAGAAGCAGGCGGACAAGCAGGAAAAACTCCGCCAGCAGCAGCTCGCCGACCAGCAGAAGAAGCTGGAGCAGCAGAAACTCGACCAGCAGAAGAAGGAAGAGCAGGCCCAGGCCGACGCGCAGAAGAAGGCGGACGCCGCGAAGGCGGCCGCGAAAGCCAAGGCGGACGCCGCCACGAAGGCTAAACTGGACAAGGAGCGGCTGGCGCGCCTGTCGCAGCTGCAAGGCATGGCGGGCGGCGGCACGGGCGGCGGCGAAGGTCTCGCGAAGAGCGGCACCGGCACCGGCTCGGGCGGCAACGCCGCGTCGCCGGGCTACGCGGACAAGGTCAAGCGGCGCGTGAAGCCCAACATCGTGTGGGCCGGCGAGCGCGAAGGGCTCGTCACGGTCGTCCAGATCCGCTGCACGCCGTCGGGCGACGTATTGAGCGCGGTGGTCCAGCGTTCGAGCGGTAATTCGGGGTGGGATCAGGCGGTGATCAACGCGATCCAGGCGTCGGTGCCGCTGCCGCGCGACACCAACGGCAGCACCCCGGAAAAAATTACGATTACCTTCAGGGCGGCGGAGTGA
- the tolR gene encoding protein TolR, producing MAGTPIRSSMRGGRSRRSMADINVVPYIDVMLVLLVIFMVTAPLVAPSIVNLPTVGNAAPQEQTPPVVVNIQANGKLSVRYKNDAGASQEDTMTKADLDGFIASRQADHPDQPVVIAADKTVQYDVVMTVMSDLKARGVKRVGLLVKSQ from the coding sequence ATGGCCGGCACCCCTATCCGATCCAGCATGCGCGGCGGCCGTTCGCGCCGCTCGATGGCCGACATCAACGTCGTGCCGTATATCGACGTGATGCTCGTGCTGCTCGTCATCTTCATGGTGACGGCGCCGCTCGTCGCGCCGTCGATCGTCAACCTGCCGACCGTCGGCAATGCCGCGCCGCAGGAGCAGACGCCCCCCGTCGTGGTGAACATCCAGGCGAACGGCAAGCTCAGCGTGCGCTACAAGAACGACGCGGGCGCGTCGCAGGAAGACACCATGACGAAGGCCGACCTCGACGGCTTCATCGCGTCGCGCCAGGCCGACCACCCGGACCAGCCCGTCGTGATCGCCGCCGACAAGACGGTGCAATATGACGTCGTGATGACCGTGATGTCCGACCTGAAGGCGCGCGGCGTGAAGCGCGTCGGTCTCCTCGTCAAATCGCAATGA
- the tolQ gene encoding protein TolQ has translation MNTSQDLSIISLILNASVLAQAVMGLLLALSLMSWTFIFRKWFAIRRARAQTERFERDFWSGGDLQALYQSAANNRHTIGALERIFESGMREFLKAKEKRLNDPGLILDGARRAMRASFQREMDVLEANLSFLASVGSVSPYIGLFGTVWGIMNSFRGLANVQQATLANVAPGIAEALVATAIGLFAAIPAVVAYNRYAHDIDRLAIRFETFIEEFSNILQRQAQ, from the coding sequence ATGAACACTTCTCAAGACCTGTCGATCATTTCCCTCATCCTCAACGCGAGCGTGCTGGCGCAGGCCGTGATGGGGCTGCTCCTCGCGCTGTCGCTGATGTCGTGGACGTTCATCTTCCGCAAGTGGTTCGCGATCCGCCGCGCGCGCGCGCAGACCGAGCGTTTCGAGCGGGACTTCTGGTCGGGCGGCGATCTGCAGGCGCTCTACCAGAGCGCGGCGAACAACCGCCACACGATCGGCGCGCTCGAACGCATCTTCGAATCGGGCATGCGCGAATTCCTGAAGGCGAAGGAGAAGCGCCTGAACGATCCCGGCCTGATCCTCGACGGCGCGCGCCGGGCGATGCGCGCTTCGTTCCAGCGTGAAATGGACGTGCTCGAGGCCAACCTGTCGTTCCTCGCGTCGGTGGGCTCGGTGAGCCCGTACATCGGCCTGTTCGGCACGGTCTGGGGGATCATGAACTCGTTCCGCGGCCTCGCGAACGTGCAGCAGGCGACGCTCGCGAACGTCGCGCCCGGCATCGCCGAGGCGCTCGTCGCGACCGCGATCGGCCTGTTCGCCGCGATCCCGGCCGTGGTCGCGTACAACCGCTACGCGCACGACATCGATCGCCTCGCGATCCGCTTCGAGACCTTCATCGAAGAATTCTCGAACATCCTGCAACGCCAGGCGCAATAA
- the ybgC gene encoding tol-pal system-associated acyl-CoA thioesterase has product MRAMNPPNRPSEAAADFAWPIRVYYEDTDAGGIVFYANYLKFFERARTEWLRARGVDQARLGDETGVIFIVRGATLDYHAPARLDDLLAITCRVERLGRASLDFEQQAWLGDTLLASAHVRIGCVARTTIRPAAVPPPVLDALRRGPAARCAVSTASA; this is encoded by the coding sequence ATGCGCGCCATGAATCCGCCCAACCGACCGTCCGAAGCAGCAGCCGACTTCGCCTGGCCGATTCGCGTGTACTACGAGGATACCGACGCAGGCGGCATCGTCTTCTACGCGAACTACCTGAAGTTCTTCGAGCGCGCGCGCACCGAATGGCTGCGCGCGCGCGGCGTCGATCAGGCGCGCCTGGGCGACGAGACGGGCGTGATCTTCATCGTGCGCGGCGCGACGCTCGACTACCATGCGCCCGCGCGGCTCGACGACCTGCTCGCGATCACCTGCCGGGTCGAACGGCTGGGCCGCGCGTCGCTGGACTTCGAACAGCAGGCCTGGCTCGGCGACACGCTGCTCGCCAGCGCCCACGTGCGCATCGGCTGCGTCGCGCGCACGACGATCCGGCCCGCCGCGGTGCCGCCGCCCGTGCTCGACGCGCTGCGGCGCGGGCCCGCCGCGCGGTGCGCCGTGTCAACGGCGTCCGCCTGA
- a CDS encoding SDR family NAD(P)-dependent oxidoreductase, giving the protein MIVFVTGASAGFGAAIARVFVKGGHRVVATARRKDRLAALAAELGDALLPIELDVRDRAAVEAVPAALPAEFAALDVLVNNAGLALGVEPAHQANLDEWQTMIDTNCSGLVTVTRTLLPGMVARGRGHVFNLGSVAGSYAYPGGNVYGATKAFVRQFSLNLRADLVGTPLRVTDIEPGLCGGTEFSNVRYRGDDSKAANVYANVAPLTAEDIADTIYWIATRPTHVNINTIEMMPVAQAPAGLTVHRG; this is encoded by the coding sequence ATGATCGTGTTCGTCACCGGCGCGTCCGCAGGATTCGGCGCCGCCATCGCCCGTGTCTTCGTCAAGGGCGGCCATCGCGTGGTCGCCACCGCGCGCCGCAAGGACCGTCTCGCCGCGCTCGCCGCCGAGCTCGGCGACGCGCTGCTGCCGATCGAGCTCGACGTGCGCGACCGCGCGGCCGTCGAGGCCGTCCCGGCCGCGCTGCCGGCGGAGTTCGCGGCGCTCGACGTGCTCGTCAACAACGCCGGCCTCGCGCTCGGCGTCGAGCCCGCGCACCAGGCGAACCTCGACGAATGGCAGACCATGATCGACACCAACTGCTCGGGGCTCGTCACGGTCACCCGCACGCTGCTGCCGGGCATGGTCGCGCGCGGCCGCGGCCACGTCTTCAACCTCGGCTCGGTCGCGGGCAGCTATGCGTACCCCGGCGGCAACGTCTACGGCGCGACCAAGGCCTTCGTCCGGCAGTTCAGCCTGAACCTGCGCGCCGACCTCGTCGGCACGCCGCTGCGCGTGACCGACATCGAGCCGGGCCTGTGCGGCGGCACCGAGTTCTCGAACGTGCGCTATCGCGGCGACGACTCGAAGGCCGCGAACGTCTACGCGAACGTCGCGCCGCTGACCGCCGAGGACATCGCCGACACGATCTACTGGATCGCCACCCGCCCCACGCACGTGAACATCAACACGATCGAGATGATGCCGGTCGCGCAGGCGCCCGCCGGGCTGACCGTCCACCGCGGCTGA
- the glyA gene encoding serine hydroxymethyltransferase, giving the protein MFDRAQSTIANVDPEIWQAIQQENGRQEEHIELIASENYTSPAVMAAQGSQLTNKYAEGYPGKRYYGGCEYVDVVEQLAIDRIKQLFGAEAANVQPNSGSQANQGVFFAMLKPGDTIMGMSLAHGGHLTHGSPVNMSGKWFNVVSYGLNEGEDIDYAAAEQLAQEHKPKLIVAGASAFALKIDFERLAKIAKSVGAYFMVDMAHYAGLIAAGVYPNPVPHADFVTTTTHKSLRGPRGGVILMKAEYEKPINSAIFPGIQGGPLMHVIAAKAVAFKEAASPEFKAYQQRVVENARVLAETLVKRGLRIVSGRTESHVMLVDLRAKNITGKAAEAALGAAHITVNKNAIPNDPEKPFVTSGIRLGSPAMTTRGFGPAEAETVGNLIADVLDNPEDAATLERVRTQVAELTRRFPVYR; this is encoded by the coding sequence ATGTTTGACAGAGCCCAAAGCACCATCGCGAACGTCGATCCTGAAATCTGGCAGGCGATCCAGCAGGAGAACGGCCGCCAGGAAGAACACATCGAGCTGATCGCTTCCGAGAACTACACGTCGCCGGCCGTGATGGCCGCGCAGGGGTCGCAGCTGACCAACAAGTACGCCGAAGGCTACCCGGGCAAGCGCTACTACGGCGGCTGCGAGTATGTCGACGTGGTCGAGCAGCTCGCGATCGACCGCATCAAGCAGCTGTTCGGCGCGGAAGCGGCGAACGTGCAGCCGAATTCGGGCTCGCAGGCGAACCAGGGCGTGTTCTTCGCCATGCTGAAGCCGGGCGACACGATCATGGGGATGAGCCTCGCGCACGGCGGCCACCTCACGCACGGCTCGCCCGTCAACATGTCGGGCAAGTGGTTCAACGTGGTCAGCTACGGCCTGAACGAAGGCGAGGACATCGACTACGCCGCGGCCGAGCAGCTCGCGCAGGAACACAAGCCGAAGCTGATCGTCGCGGGCGCGTCCGCGTTCGCGCTGAAGATCGATTTCGAGCGCCTCGCGAAGATCGCGAAATCGGTCGGCGCGTACTTCATGGTCGACATGGCGCACTACGCGGGCCTGATCGCCGCGGGCGTCTATCCGAACCCGGTGCCGCACGCCGATTTCGTCACGACCACCACCCACAAGAGCCTGCGCGGCCCGCGCGGCGGCGTGATCCTGATGAAGGCCGAGTACGAGAAGCCGATCAACTCGGCGATCTTCCCGGGCATCCAGGGCGGTCCGCTGATGCACGTGATCGCGGCCAAGGCGGTGGCGTTCAAGGAAGCCGCTTCGCCGGAATTCAAGGCCTACCAGCAGCGGGTGGTCGAGAACGCGCGCGTGCTGGCGGAGACGCTCGTCAAGCGCGGCCTGCGCATCGTGTCGGGCCGCACCGAGAGCCATGTGATGCTGGTCGACCTGCGCGCCAAGAACATCACGGGCAAGGCGGCGGAAGCGGCGCTCGGCGCGGCGCACATCACGGTCAACAAGAACGCGATCCCGAACGATCCGGAAAAGCCGTTCGTGACCTCGGGCATCCGCCTCGGTTCGCCGGCGATGACCACGCGCGGCTTCGGCCCGGCGGAAGCCGAGACGGTCGGCAACCTGATCGCCGACGTGCTGGACAACCCGGAAGACGCGGCCACGCTCGAACGCGTGCGGACGCAGGTCGCCGAGCTGACCCGCCGTTTCCCGGTCTATCGCTGA
- the nrdR gene encoding transcriptional regulator NrdR yields MRCPFCRHDDTQVVDSRVSEDGAAIRRRRRCSACDKRFTTYERVELALPSVVKKDGSRTEFDRRKLVASMQLALRKRPVAADAIDAAVARIEYQLLATGEREVRSDKLGELVMNELRGLDTIAYVRFASVYRRFEDVSEFADVIEEFRPPSKPPRKR; encoded by the coding sequence ATGCGCTGCCCGTTCTGCCGGCATGACGACACGCAAGTGGTGGATTCGCGCGTGTCCGAAGACGGCGCCGCGATCCGCCGGCGCCGTCGCTGCTCGGCATGCGACAAGCGTTTCACGACGTACGAGCGGGTCGAGCTGGCCCTGCCGTCCGTCGTGAAGAAGGACGGCAGCCGCACCGAATTCGACCGCCGCAAGCTCGTCGCGAGCATGCAACTGGCGCTGCGCAAGCGGCCGGTTGCGGCCGACGCGATCGACGCGGCGGTCGCCCGCATCGAATACCAGCTGCTCGCCACGGGCGAACGCGAAGTTCGCAGCGACAAGCTCGGCGAACTGGTGATGAACGAGCTGCGCGGGCTCGATACGATCGCCTACGTGCGCTTCGCCTCCGTGTATCGCCGCTTCGAGGATGTGTCCGAATTCGCGGACGTCATCGAGGAATTCCGGCCGCCTTCCAAGCCGCCGCGCAAGCGCTGA